A part of Capsicum annuum cultivar UCD-10X-F1 chromosome 6, UCD10Xv1.1, whole genome shotgun sequence genomic DNA contains:
- the LOC107873712 gene encoding mediator of RNA polymerase II transcription subunit 33A isoform X3 — protein MGYRLYMELLKRYAFSLPSLVNGPNYRKIMESINHTLHLSQIFELQGSESGKHVIEYVFTVVWQLLDASLDDEGLLALTVEKKSMWPVATQEMEISNRDDLAGKRVEHREGLCRMNTVLAIEIIGELFGDKLTSMILYLARRNMPTHWDSFMQHLQLLVSNSSALRNSKIICPEALILLISKNRGVRSRECITSSRKFLHAVMASGSLVFSASRGDDASASVLWLPIDLFLEDTMDGTQVAATSAADTLAGLVKALQAVNFTSWRNTFFGLWISALRLVNRERDPSEGPVPRLDTCLCLLLSITPLAITNIIKEGENEGCSSDQRTEATGERRQALVSSLQQLYDYEGLLNPPLPAIPLANQATLKAMMFLSGISGGNEYFDGMRLNDIPVNCAGNLWHLIVEACIARNILDTSAYLWPGYVKGQCNQVPRNMSGPSPSWSSLMKGSLLTPPMVSVLVSTPASSLAEIEKIYEIAVNGPAEDKISAATILCGASLARGWNIQEHTILFIIRLLSPCVPSDYCGTDSHLIGYAPFLNVLLVGISSVDCIQIFSLHGLVPQLVGALIPICEAFGSCPPNVSWTLMSEEITSHAVFSNAFTLLLTLFRFDQPPLEHLTRDVPMGSHLTPEFLLLVRNSQLVFSEDLLKDQSKSNQLSRVLSQLPREPIVMDSFPKLKYWYRQHQACIASPLSGLVPGSPVHQIVEALLNFMFRKINKAGQSLKPPTSSGSNSSGSGNEEISPHLKLPAWDILEAVPFVLNAALTACAHGALSPRELATGLKDLADFLPASLATITSYFSAEVSRGIWNPASMNGTDWPSPAANLATVEQQIKKILAATGVDVPSLSVGGSSPAVLPLPLAILVSLTITYKLDRDTDRFLNFIGAAVSNLATSCPWPCMPVMASLWAQKVRRWSDFLVFSASRTVFHHSRDAVVQLLRACFTATLGLDTSSTESNGRVGSLLGHGFGSHFSGGMSAVAPGILYLRVHRAVKNVMSMAEEIVSLLMHFVRNIADNGVTARELEKLKKTRSEISSSGFPASCQVSLAAAMKRAKLASSLGASLIWITGGLSLVQSLLKETLPSWFISAHGSEPNGGISEGMVARLRGYSLAHLAVISGTFVWGVDSLSSTSKWRPSILGAHMEFLASALDGKISLGCNKATWRAYVSGFISLILGCAPRWLLEVDLEVLKRLSKGLKRWDEEALALALLENSGVGAMGTAAEMILEGGLSFAR, from the exons ATGGGATACAGGCTGTATATGGAACTTCTAAAAAGATATGCTTTTTCATTACCATCTCTAGTTAATGGTCCAAATTATCGGAA GATTATGGAATCGATAAATCATACTCTTCATCTTTCCCAGATATTTGAACTCCAGGGATCTGAAAGTGGAAAGCATGTCATTGAATATGTTTTCACGGTTGTATGGCAGTTACTTGATGCCTCTCTTGATGATGAGGGATTGCTGGCACTGACTGTTGAAAAGAAATCTATGTGGCCAGTTGCAactcaagaaatggaaatcagcAATCGTGATGATTTGGCTGGGAAAAGAGTTGAACATCGTGAAGGATTATGTAGAATGAACACTGTACTGGCTATTGAAATAATTGGCGAACTTTTTGGGGACAAACTGACATCCATGATTCTTTACTTGGCACGTAGGAACAT GCCCACACATTGGGATTCTTTCATGCAGCACTTACAACTTCTAGTGTCAAACTCGTCAGCTCTAAGAAACTCTAAGATTATTTGTCCTGAGGCTTTGATACTGTTGATATCCAAAAACCGTGGAGTCCGCTCCAGAGAATGCATAACAAGCTCACGGAAATTTCTTCATGCTGTTATGGCGTCTGGATCACTTGTGTTTTCTGCTAGTCGTGGTGATGATGCTAGTGCATCAGTTCTCTGGCTACCCATTGATCTCTTTCTAGAAGATACCATGGATGGGACACAGGTGGCAGCTACAAGTGCTGCTGACACCCTTGCAG GTCTGGTAAAGGCTCTGCAGGCAGTTAACTTTACTTCGTGGAGGAACACATTTTTTGGATTGTGGATTTCAGCCCTAAGGCTTGTTAATAGA GAAAGGGATCCCAGTGAGGGACCAGTACCTCGTCTTGATACTTGCTTATGCTTATTGTTGTCTATTACACCGCTAGCAATTACCAACATTAttaaagaaggagaaaatgaaggCTGCTCCAGTGATCAAAGAACAGAGGCCACAGGAGAACGTCGTCAGGCCTTGGTTTCTAGCTTACAGCAACTGTATGATTATGAAGGCTTGTTGAACCCACCATTGCCTGCAATTCCTTTGGCAAACCAAGCTACTTTGAAAGCAATGATGTTCCTCTCAGGGATAAGTGGGGGCAATGAATATTTTGATGGGATGAGATTGAATGACATACCTGTCAATTGCG CTGGGAACTTGTGGCACCTTATTGTTGAGGCTTGCATTGCTAGAAACATTTTGGATACATCTGCTTATTTATGGCCGGGATACGTAAAAGGTCAATGCAATCAAGTGCCTCGTAACATGTCAGGCCCATCGCCAAGCTGGTCATCATTGATGAAGGGGTCTCTCCTAACTCCCCCAATGGTCAGTGTATTGGTTTCAACACCTGCTTCAAG CTTAgcagaaatagagaaaatatatgaGATTGCTGTCAATGGTCCAGCTGAAGACAAAATTTCTGCCGCTACTATTCTCTGTGGGGCCTCCCTTGCTCGTGGTTGGAATATACAG GAACATACAATTCTATTCATCATTAGGCTGCTTTCACCTTGTGTTCCTTCAGATTATTGTGGAACTGATAGCCATTTGATTGGCTACGCTCCATTTCTGAATGTTCTTCTTGTTGGTATATCATCTGTCGACTGTATCCAGATATTCTCTTTGCATGGATTG GTTCCACAGCTTGTTGGTGCATTGATCCCAATTTGTGAAGCTTTCGGTTCTTGTCCACCCAATGTGTCATGGACTCTAATGTCAGAAGAAATCACTTCACATGCCGTTTTCTCGAATGCATTCACACTTCTGCTGACATTGTTTAGGTTTGATCAGCCACCGCTTGAGCATCTCACAAGAGATGTTCCTATGGGATCTCATCTAACTCCTGAATTCCTATTGTTGGTTCGCAACTCCCAGTTGGTATTCTCTGAAGATTTGCTGAAAGATCAAAGCAAAAGCAATCAATTGTCTAGAGTTCTCAGTCAACTACCTAGAGAGCCCATAGTCATGGATTCTTTCCCGAAACTAAAATATTGGTACCGGCAACATCAAGCATGTATTGCATCACCTCTCTCAGGTCTCGTCCCTGGAAGTCCTGTTCATCAGATAGTTGAAGCACTGCTGAACTTCATGTTccgaaaaataaataaagctGGTCAGTCCCTTAAACCTCCAACTTCAAGTGGCAGTAACTCATCTGGATCTGGAAATGAAGAGATATCTCCTCATCTTAAGTTGCCTGCATGGGATATTTTGGAAGCTGTTCCTTTTGTGCTTAACGCTGCTCTCACAGCCTGTGCTCATGGGGCCTTGTCACCACGTGAGCTAGCCACAG GTCTTAAGGATCTAGCTGACTTTCTTCCTGCATCTTTGGCAACAATCACAAGTTACTTTTCAGCTGAAGTGTCACGGGGTATCTGGAACCCTGCTTCTATGAATGGAACTGATTGGCCAAGTCCTGCTGCAAATTTAGCAACAGTGGAACAACAAATTAAGAAAATCCTAGCTGCCACTGGTGTTGATGTCCCAAGTCTCTCTGTAG GTGGAAGTTCTCCAGCTGTTCTTCCTTTGCCCCTGGCGATCCTTGTGAGCCTCACCATTACATATAAACTTGATAGAGATACTGACCGCTTTCTGAACTTCATAGGGGCAGCAGTGAGTAACCTGGCTACAAGTTGTCCTTGGCCATGTATGCCTGTTATGGCTTCCCTATGGGCTCAAAAGGTTAGACGCTGGAGTGACTTTCTTGTTTTCTCTGCATCCCGGACTGTTTTCCACCACAGTAGGGATGCAGTGGTTCAACTTCTTCGGGCCTGCTTTACTGCTACACTAGGTCTAGATACATCTTCTACAGAAAGCAATGGTAGGGTTGGTTCACTTCTTGGTCATGGATTTGGTTCGCATTTTTCTGGTGGCATGTCAGCTGTTGCCCCTGGTATACTCTACTTGCGTGTTCATAGAGCTGTCAAAAATGTCATGTCTATGGCGGAAGAGATCGTCTCCCTTTTGATGCATTTTGTCAGAAATATTGCTGATAATGGAGTCACTGCTAGGGAATTGGAGAAACTCAAGAAAACCAGAAGCGAGATAAGCTCTAGTGGATTCCCTGCATCTTGTCAGGTCTCCCTAGCTGCAGCAATGAAACGTGCCAAGCTTGCATCTTCCTTGGGTGCTTCATTAATTTGGATTACAGGTGGTTTAAGTTTAGTCCAATCTTTGCTAAAAGAAACATTGCCATCTTGGTTTATATCAGCACATGGGTCAGAGCCCAATGGTGGGATCTCAGAAGGAATGGTTGCAAGGCTAAGGGGTTATTCCCTTGCACACTTGGCGGTGATATCTGGAACATTTGTTTGGGGGGTGGATTCATTATCATCCACGTCCAAATGGCGTCCAAGTATTCTTGGAGCACACATGGAATTTCTTGCAAGTGCACTAGATGGCAAAATATCACTTGGTTGTAACAAGGCTACATGGAGAGCATACGTGTCAGGATTCATAAGCTTGATACTGGGATGTGCACCAAGATGGCTCTTGGAGGTGGATCTTGAAGTTTTGAAGAGGCTAAGCAAGGGATTGAAACGGTGGGATGAAGAAGCATTAGCTTTGGCACTTTTGGAAAATAGTGGTGTTGGTGCTATGGGTACTGCTGCTGAAATGATTCTAGAAGGGGGCTTGAGCTTTGCTAGATGA